Proteins found in one Bremerella volcania genomic segment:
- a CDS encoding efflux RND transporter periplasmic adaptor subunit, producing the protein MAEVDLKQLAIDRDATTADRRGTDLPIRRHFVSRVLIPGVLVASFAALLVWAAWDLIFPATPVKVIPVVASKAKTQSAGTPLFQAAGWVEPRPTPIRVAALSPGVIEELLVVEDQAVSKGDPVANLVREDNQLAYERAVADRDLRQAEVAQSQAALDAANVRVEQPVHLEAQLAEAEAQVSQIDTQLQNLPFEIRRAEAMQEYAQLDHQRKVDAGIAVSKITVEEAISRLATAEATLEELIQRKGTLHAEKVAWNKRQEALKTQLDLLVDEVEAKETAQAELQAAKARLRQAEVALAQAKLALDRMVVRAPVAGRIYQLLSPPGTHLGTMPSQRTESDSSTVVTMYRPDSLQVRVDVRFENIPQVSLNQQVTINNPALDQPMVGHVLFISSEADIQKNTLQVKVALPNPPEYFKPEMLVDVTFLAPKLEQQGDASEEEMRIYIPSEMVLNENGQTFAWVADQAAGKARKKSITVVANPSSPMSEVLSGLNLGDRLIFNPPMDLQDDTRIEVIDEVEESSAMTMPDRVVRSTLNRLPPEGE; encoded by the coding sequence ATGGCAGAAGTCGATCTGAAACAACTCGCGATCGACCGAGACGCGACGACGGCGGATCGGCGCGGTACCGATCTGCCCATCCGGCGGCACTTCGTTTCGCGTGTACTGATTCCCGGAGTGTTGGTTGCTAGTTTCGCGGCCTTGCTTGTGTGGGCGGCCTGGGATCTCATTTTCCCGGCCACCCCGGTGAAAGTTATCCCGGTTGTCGCATCCAAAGCGAAAACTCAGTCTGCCGGAACCCCGTTGTTTCAAGCAGCCGGCTGGGTCGAACCTCGCCCGACACCCATTCGTGTTGCCGCCCTCTCACCAGGCGTCATTGAAGAGTTGCTCGTGGTGGAAGACCAGGCGGTTAGCAAGGGGGATCCTGTCGCGAATCTGGTTCGCGAGGACAATCAACTCGCCTATGAACGGGCCGTCGCTGATCGCGATTTACGTCAAGCCGAAGTCGCGCAATCGCAAGCTGCACTCGATGCGGCAAACGTTCGGGTGGAACAACCCGTTCACCTGGAAGCACAGCTCGCCGAAGCAGAGGCCCAGGTTTCGCAGATCGATACTCAGTTACAAAACTTACCGTTCGAGATTCGCAGGGCCGAGGCGATGCAAGAGTATGCCCAACTCGATCACCAACGAAAAGTCGATGCAGGCATTGCGGTCTCCAAGATTACCGTCGAAGAAGCCATCTCGCGATTGGCGACCGCCGAGGCGACACTCGAAGAACTCATCCAGCGCAAGGGTACGTTACATGCCGAAAAGGTTGCCTGGAATAAGCGGCAAGAGGCACTCAAAACTCAACTCGATCTCCTGGTCGATGAAGTGGAAGCCAAGGAGACCGCCCAGGCAGAACTGCAAGCCGCCAAGGCGCGCTTGCGTCAAGCCGAAGTCGCACTCGCCCAAGCCAAGCTGGCCCTCGACCGGATGGTTGTTCGCGCCCCGGTCGCTGGTCGAATATACCAGCTGCTGAGTCCGCCGGGCACACATCTTGGTACGATGCCTTCGCAGCGCACCGAATCAGACAGCAGCACCGTCGTAACGATGTATCGGCCAGATAGCCTTCAGGTACGTGTTGACGTTCGCTTCGAGAACATCCCGCAAGTATCCCTCAATCAACAAGTAACCATCAACAATCCAGCCCTTGATCAGCCGATGGTAGGCCATGTGCTGTTTATTAGCTCGGAAGCGGACATTCAAAAGAACACGCTACAAGTCAAAGTAGCTTTGCCCAATCCACCCGAGTATTTCAAGCCTGAGATGCTCGTTGATGTTACGTTTCTCGCCCCTAAGCTTGAGCAACAGGGAGACGCGTCGGAAGAAGAGATGCGAATTTACATTCCTTCGGAAATGGTGCTCAACGAAAACGGCCAAACGTTTGCGTGGGTCGCGGATCAAGCTGCTGGCAAGGCTCGAAAGAAGTCGATCACGGTGGTCGCCAACCCTTCCAGTCCTATGAGCGAAGTTCTGTCTGGATTGAATCTGGGAGATCGCTTGATCTTCAATCCTCCTATGGACCTTCAAGATGACACGAGGATTGAAGTAATTGACGAAGTGGAAGAGTCGTCCGCGATGACCATGCCGGATCGTGTCGTTCGTTCCACACTCAACCGACTTCCCCCGGAAGGAGAATAG
- a CDS encoding mercuric reductase, giving the protein MAPQDRPQFLQDGVIPRLPQTSPDDQANRLLIENVHPSDWKPPQPSGRYNLVVIGAGTAGLVTAAGAAGLGAKVALIERDLMGGDCLNVGCVPSKGIISAARMVLHQRRSGSFGVKTSQDGPIDFPAVMQRMRTLRAEISHNDSAMRFQKLGVDVYFGQAQFVASQTIQVNGTRLNFKKAVIATGARAAVPAIPGLNEVSYLTNESVFSLTQLPHRLGVVGSGPIGCELAQAFSLLGSQVTLLGRSPHVLPKEDQDASALVARALQRDGITLQNGISDLKVESGDPIQLSWSEDGESKQANVDQLLIATGRRPNVEGLNLEAVGVDYNDKEVKVNNRLQTTNKNIFAAGDVCSPYQFTHAADFMARAVIQNALFLGRKRWTDLIIPWCTYTSPEVAHVGLSEHQANEQGRAIDTYIQHFSEIDRSILEEETEGFVKVHVKKGTDKILGATIVAPSAGEMISEISLAMTHGLGLGKIGSTIHPYPTQTEAIRKLGDQYNRTRLTPFVKALFHRWLAWSR; this is encoded by the coding sequence ATGGCTCCCCAGGACAGGCCACAGTTTCTTCAAGACGGTGTCATCCCTCGGCTGCCCCAAACAAGCCCGGACGATCAGGCCAATCGCCTCCTCATCGAGAACGTGCATCCTTCAGACTGGAAGCCACCGCAACCTTCCGGAAGATACAACCTGGTCGTAATTGGAGCCGGGACGGCGGGCCTGGTTACTGCCGCCGGTGCGGCAGGTCTCGGTGCCAAAGTCGCTCTGATCGAACGCGACCTCATGGGAGGCGATTGTCTCAATGTGGGCTGCGTACCCTCCAAAGGCATCATCAGCGCCGCACGCATGGTTTTGCATCAGCGGCGAAGCGGCAGTTTCGGCGTAAAGACGTCTCAAGATGGTCCGATCGATTTCCCCGCGGTCATGCAGCGAATGAGGACGCTACGAGCCGAGATCAGCCACAACGACTCAGCCATGCGGTTTCAGAAACTGGGTGTCGATGTCTATTTTGGTCAGGCCCAGTTTGTCGCCTCGCAGACGATTCAAGTCAATGGTACGCGTCTGAACTTCAAAAAGGCAGTGATCGCCACTGGCGCTCGCGCCGCCGTCCCTGCAATCCCTGGCCTCAACGAGGTGAGTTATCTGACCAACGAGAGCGTCTTCTCGCTGACCCAGTTACCACACAGGCTCGGCGTGGTGGGCTCTGGGCCAATCGGCTGCGAACTGGCACAAGCCTTTTCGCTTCTAGGATCGCAGGTCACACTACTAGGGCGTTCGCCGCACGTCCTTCCTAAGGAAGACCAAGACGCCAGTGCATTGGTCGCTCGAGCCCTGCAACGTGATGGCATCACACTTCAAAACGGAATCTCGGATCTGAAAGTCGAATCAGGCGATCCCATTCAGTTGAGCTGGAGCGAAGACGGGGAAAGCAAACAGGCAAATGTTGATCAACTTCTGATCGCGACCGGACGAAGACCGAACGTCGAAGGCTTAAATCTCGAAGCCGTTGGGGTCGACTACAACGACAAAGAAGTCAAAGTGAACAATCGCCTGCAGACCACCAACAAAAACATCTTCGCCGCCGGCGACGTCTGCTCTCCTTATCAGTTCACGCACGCAGCCGATTTCATGGCCCGAGCAGTGATTCAAAATGCTCTCTTCCTTGGACGTAAACGCTGGACCGACCTGATCATTCCCTGGTGTACTTATACTTCTCCTGAAGTCGCTCACGTGGGGCTGAGCGAGCACCAGGCAAACGAGCAAGGTCGCGCCATTGACACCTACATTCAGCACTTTTCCGAGATAGATCGTTCTATTCTCGAAGAAGAAACGGAAGGCTTTGTCAAAGTTCATGTTAAAAAGGGAACCGACAAGATCCTCGGTGCGACCATCGTCGCACCCAGCGCCGGCGAGATGATTTCCGAGATCTCCCTCGCCATGACCCATGGACTGGGTCTTGGCAAGATCGGCAGCACGATCCATCCTTATCCGACGCAAACCGAGGCCATCCGCAAGTTGGGAGATCAATACAATCGCACACGGCTAACCCCGTTTGTGAAGGCCCTTTTTCACCGTTGGTTAGCCTGGTCACGGTAA
- a CDS encoding methyltransferase domain-containing protein encodes MSTSPKLDSDQAVAQRYADAAQEREAALCCPVQYDTKLLEVIPDEVIERDYGCGDPTPYVRPGDTVLDLGSGGGKLCFIAAQMVGSQGRVIGVDCNQEMLSLARKHAPTVAERIGYANVEFRNGMIQDLQLDLDQLATVLSDQPASDLTSYHALRHATERIRSERPLIESNSVDCVLSNCVLNLVKVSDRHQLFAEMFRVLRVGGRVAVSDIVSDETVPETLKNDPTLWSGCISGAFREDEFLNAFVEAGFHGIEIVKREAQPWQTVEGIEFRSVTVMAYKGKQGPCLERNQAVIYRGPFSTVKDDDGHIYYRGERMAVCDKTFRLLQAEPYVEMFDFVEPIEPIPLDDAEPFMCHQNARRHPRQTKGLDYDVTTEAPSECGDDCC; translated from the coding sequence ATGTCCACATCCCCTAAACTCGACAGCGATCAAGCCGTTGCCCAGCGGTATGCCGATGCTGCTCAAGAGCGTGAGGCGGCTCTCTGCTGTCCCGTGCAATACGATACCAAGCTTTTGGAAGTGATCCCGGATGAAGTGATCGAACGCGACTACGGCTGCGGCGACCCTACACCCTATGTCCGGCCAGGGGATACGGTACTGGACCTGGGGAGTGGAGGAGGGAAACTTTGTTTCATTGCGGCCCAGATGGTCGGTTCGCAAGGGCGTGTCATCGGCGTCGACTGCAATCAAGAGATGCTGAGCCTGGCCCGAAAGCACGCCCCGACCGTCGCCGAGCGAATAGGCTATGCGAACGTTGAATTCCGCAATGGCATGATACAAGACTTGCAGTTGGATCTCGACCAGCTCGCAACCGTCCTGTCCGACCAACCGGCTAGTGACCTTACCAGCTACCATGCACTGCGGCATGCAACCGAACGAATTCGCAGTGAGCGGCCGCTGATCGAGAGCAATTCGGTCGACTGCGTTTTATCTAACTGTGTACTGAACCTTGTGAAGGTTTCCGATCGACATCAGTTGTTCGCAGAAATGTTCCGCGTTCTCCGCGTCGGGGGCCGCGTAGCGGTCAGCGATATTGTGAGCGACGAAACCGTTCCGGAAACACTCAAGAATGATCCAACGCTTTGGTCAGGCTGCATTAGTGGTGCGTTTCGGGAAGATGAATTCTTGAATGCGTTTGTCGAGGCGGGCTTTCATGGTATTGAAATCGTCAAACGCGAAGCCCAACCCTGGCAGACCGTCGAAGGAATTGAGTTTCGTTCGGTGACTGTCATGGCATACAAAGGAAAGCAGGGGCCTTGCCTGGAACGCAATCAGGCCGTCATCTACCGAGGCCCCTTTTCCACGGTTAAAGATGACGATGGTCACATCTATTATCGCGGCGAAAGGATGGCCGTCTGTGATAAGACGTTTCGTTTGCTGCAGGCTGAGCCTTACGTTGAAATGTTCGACTTTGTCGAGCCCATAGAACCGATTCCCCTGGACGATGCCGAGCCGTTTATGTGCCACCAAAATGCGCGGCGTCATCCCCGCCAAACGAAAGGATTGGACTACGACGTAACCACCGAAGCTCCTAGCGAATGCGGAGATGACTGCTGCTAA
- a CDS encoding TVP38/TMEM64 family protein, protein MWLQVVRWIAVLVGAISLILIVRSLPTKDLLASLETWISSLGIWGPVVLTIAYIVATVLLVPGTILTLVAGATFGLGIGTVVVSIGSTIGASLCFLIARYGVRRHVTQWAERYPLFAAIDSAIGEGGWKIVALLRLSPAIPFNVQNYLYGLTSIRFWPYVIASWLAMLPGTFLYVYLGYITRAALGEQRERTLAEWIFLAIGLAATVIVSVYIARLARSKIRSQVADSATSDSPAPSDAELNETKEPLPRYLMRTILLVGFALLLVLLAANSHQIEAWLITHPREVL, encoded by the coding sequence ATGTGGCTTCAAGTCGTCCGTTGGATCGCCGTCTTAGTCGGGGCGATCAGCCTGATCTTGATTGTCCGCAGTTTACCGACGAAAGATCTGCTTGCATCACTCGAGACCTGGATCTCATCTCTTGGGATATGGGGTCCCGTCGTATTGACGATCGCCTATATTGTCGCCACGGTGCTTCTCGTTCCTGGAACGATTCTTACGCTCGTCGCTGGCGCCACTTTTGGGCTTGGCATCGGGACAGTGGTTGTTTCGATTGGTTCCACGATCGGGGCGTCGTTGTGCTTCCTCATCGCGCGGTACGGAGTTCGCAGGCATGTTACCCAATGGGCGGAACGGTATCCCCTTTTCGCGGCCATCGATAGCGCCATTGGCGAGGGAGGTTGGAAGATTGTCGCCTTATTGAGGCTGTCGCCTGCGATCCCCTTCAATGTGCAGAATTATCTCTATGGGCTGACATCCATTCGATTTTGGCCCTACGTGATCGCGAGTTGGCTGGCCATGTTGCCAGGGACGTTTCTTTACGTTTACTTAGGATATATCACGCGGGCTGCCTTAGGAGAGCAGCGTGAGCGAACGCTGGCCGAATGGATTTTCCTGGCAATTGGCCTGGCTGCCACCGTTATTGTTAGTGTCTACATCGCTCGCCTGGCCCGCAGTAAAATTCGCAGCCAAGTTGCGGATTCGGCCACGTCAGACTCGCCTGCTCCAAGTGATGCCGAACTCAACGAAACCAAGGAGCCACTTCCAAGGTATTTAATGCGTACGATCCTACTGGTTGGTTTCGCATTGCTCTTGGTTCTGTTGGCAGCCAATTCACACCAGATCGAGGCCTGGCTCATCACGCATCCTCGCGAAGTATTGTAA
- a CDS encoding ABC transporter ATP-binding protein: MPLVEVCHVTKQYHKGDETITPLDDVSLAIERGEFLSLMGASGTGKSTLLNLIATIDRPDSGSIVVDGTDLTTLSRTKLAKWRAANLGYVFQTHNLVPVLTAYENIELPLLLLPMSRAERRQRVKIALEAVDLIDRASHYPRQLSGGQEQRVGIARAIVNHPLVVVADEPTGDLDPETSQQILHLLGRLNRELGVTLLMVTHDRSAALVAHRQFQLDRGKLVETTDREVEHV, translated from the coding sequence ATGCCCCTGGTTGAAGTCTGCCATGTTACCAAGCAGTACCACAAAGGTGACGAAACCATCACGCCGCTTGATGACGTATCTCTCGCGATCGAGCGGGGAGAGTTCTTGTCTCTGATGGGCGCTAGCGGTACCGGCAAGAGTACCCTGCTGAATCTGATCGCTACGATCGACCGCCCCGATTCCGGCAGCATCGTCGTTGACGGTACGGATCTTACGACACTCTCCCGCACGAAGTTGGCCAAGTGGCGTGCCGCGAACCTTGGCTACGTGTTTCAAACCCACAACCTCGTTCCGGTACTTACCGCTTACGAAAACATCGAGCTTCCCTTGCTGCTTTTGCCGATGTCGCGGGCTGAGCGCAGACAACGCGTCAAGATTGCCCTGGAAGCCGTCGATCTGATCGACCGGGCGAGCCACTATCCGCGGCAACTCTCCGGCGGTCAGGAACAACGTGTCGGTATTGCTCGGGCGATTGTGAATCATCCGCTGGTAGTCGTGGCCGACGAACCGACCGGAGACCTCGACCCGGAGACCTCACAGCAAATTCTGCATCTACTGGGCCGTTTGAATCGCGAACTGGGTGTGACGTTGCTGATGGTCACTCATGATCGTTCAGCCGCCCTGGTCGCCCATCGGCAGTTCCAACTCGATCGTGGCAAGCTGGTCGAAACGACCGATCGAGAGGTCGAACATGTTTAA
- a CDS encoding ABC transporter permease, giving the protein MFKFLPLVLKTLWRHRSRTALTCVGAAIALFVFCFVGAVQEGMTDLQARQAAKGSLIVFQANKFCPATSHLPQDYQQQIQKLPGVDDVIPIQVFTNNCRASLDVIVFYGLPPDKIRKARDFQLKAGNWSEFEEHQDAAVVGSAVASRRGISVGDKFSIGDLTVQIAGIFTASDPAEENYIYSHLEFLQRGKGMNLVGTVTQHEVILKPGTDQLAICEMIDDKFRGGSVETDTRPKGVFQAKSLGDLNQLVEMSKYLGYACVVIVLSLVSTTTVMSVQDRIKEHAVLQTLGFTGRTVFALVLSESIVLSLLGGALGIASAVITLEFSSLSVSAEAVSVAFLPSFRLILVSLTVALVTGIAAGIWPAWQAARVDILGALRAS; this is encoded by the coding sequence ATGTTTAAGTTCTTGCCATTGGTCCTCAAAACACTGTGGAGACATAGATCCCGGACGGCCCTGACCTGTGTCGGTGCCGCGATTGCGCTATTCGTATTCTGCTTCGTGGGCGCGGTTCAAGAAGGCATGACCGATTTGCAGGCGAGACAAGCAGCGAAAGGTTCGTTGATCGTCTTCCAGGCCAACAAGTTCTGCCCCGCCACCAGCCACTTACCGCAAGACTACCAGCAGCAAATCCAAAAGTTGCCGGGCGTCGACGACGTGATCCCAATCCAGGTATTCACCAATAACTGTCGAGCCAGCCTGGACGTGATCGTCTTTTATGGCCTTCCCCCGGATAAGATCCGCAAGGCACGTGACTTCCAGTTGAAGGCGGGAAACTGGAGTGAATTCGAGGAACATCAAGATGCTGCTGTCGTTGGCAGTGCCGTAGCATCACGCCGCGGTATAAGCGTCGGCGACAAGTTCTCGATTGGAGACTTAACCGTTCAGATTGCCGGCATCTTCACCGCGTCTGATCCGGCGGAGGAAAACTATATCTATTCTCATCTCGAGTTTTTGCAGCGTGGAAAAGGGATGAACTTGGTTGGAACCGTTACCCAACATGAAGTAATCCTGAAGCCAGGCACCGACCAACTGGCGATCTGCGAAATGATCGATGACAAGTTTCGCGGAGGTTCGGTCGAAACGGACACGCGTCCCAAAGGAGTCTTTCAAGCCAAGAGCCTGGGAGATTTGAATCAGCTTGTCGAGATGTCGAAGTACCTTGGTTATGCGTGCGTCGTCATCGTGCTCTCCCTGGTCTCGACGACGACCGTGATGTCGGTTCAAGACCGAATCAAGGAACACGCAGTCCTGCAAACACTAGGATTCACGGGGAGAACGGTATTTGCACTGGTTCTTTCCGAAAGTATCGTCCTGAGCTTACTTGGCGGTGCACTGGGCATCGCCAGTGCCGTTATTACGCTGGAATTCAGCAGTCTATCGGTCTCGGCCGAGGCTGTCAGCGTTGCTTTCCTACCCTCGTTCCGATTGATTCTCGTTTCGTTGACCGTGGCTCTCGTAACGGGAATTGCCGCAGGCATTTGGCCGGCATGGCAAGCGGCTCGCGTCGATATTCTAGGAGCCCTTCGAGCTTCTTAG
- the arsS gene encoding arsenosugar biosynthesis radical SAM (seleno)protein ArsS (Some members of this family are selenoproteins.) has protein sequence MQLSLVRRQSTLAHAQTQHEILQGDLVANLPHFDEALQQHHLPLLHAAGIDVLQINVGKLCNQTCTHCHVDAGPDRRESMSREIAEAIISALTRLEIPTLDITGGAPEMNPNFRYLVEQAHALERRIIDRCNLTILVANGYRDLPQFLADHGVEVVASLPCYLEDNCDRQRGDGVFRRSVEALRLLNELGYGQADSGLRLTLVYNPVGPSLPPSQAELEVAYRRELKSRYDIVFNQLHTITNLPISRFLDDLLQTGKYETYMRKLVDSFNPQTVPHVMCRTTLSVDWLGNLYDCDFNQMLELPVTTKRRRIEDLDCDTIAQRTIATGRHCFGCTAGNGSSCQGAILS, from the coding sequence ATGCAATTGTCACTCGTCAGACGCCAGAGCACTCTCGCCCATGCTCAAACACAACATGAAATCCTTCAAGGCGACCTGGTTGCCAACCTCCCCCATTTTGATGAAGCTCTGCAACAGCACCATTTGCCACTGCTTCACGCCGCCGGCATCGACGTTTTGCAGATCAATGTCGGCAAGCTCTGCAATCAAACATGCACGCATTGTCATGTCGATGCGGGTCCAGACCGCCGTGAGAGCATGTCTCGCGAGATTGCCGAAGCGATCATCTCGGCCCTGACTCGCCTAGAGATTCCTACGCTCGATATTACCGGTGGTGCCCCGGAAATGAATCCTAACTTTCGCTATCTCGTCGAACAGGCCCATGCGCTTGAGCGACGAATCATCGATCGCTGCAATTTGACGATCCTGGTCGCTAACGGATATCGCGACCTGCCTCAGTTCTTGGCCGACCATGGCGTCGAGGTCGTTGCTTCGCTTCCTTGTTACCTGGAAGACAACTGTGATCGCCAACGCGGCGATGGCGTCTTCCGGCGGTCGGTTGAAGCGTTACGCCTTCTTAATGAGCTAGGATATGGCCAAGCCGATAGCGGCCTACGACTCACGCTGGTTTACAATCCCGTTGGGCCTTCCTTGCCGCCCAGTCAAGCGGAGCTCGAAGTCGCTTATCGCCGCGAACTGAAGTCTCGCTACGACATTGTCTTCAACCAGCTGCACACGATTACGAATCTTCCCATCAGCCGATTCCTGGACGACCTGCTTCAGACAGGCAAGTACGAAACCTACATGAGGAAGCTCGTCGACAGCTTCAATCCGCAAACGGTTCCCCATGTCATGTGCCGCACCACTCTCTCGGTGGACTGGCTTGGTAACCTATACGATTGTGACTTCAACCAGATGCTTGAATTGCCGGTGACCACGAAGCGTCGCCGAATTGAAGATTTGGACTGCGATACCATTGCCCAACGGACCATCGCTACCGGCAGGCACTGCTTCGGATGTACCGCCGGAAACGGCTCGAGTTGTCAGGGCGCGATCCTTTCATGA
- a CDS encoding FAD-dependent oxidoreductase, whose amino-acid sequence MQKIFLPALVVLTSVIAGHGLAQSLPKPAVDGLRYYYPPERVEPREIETDICVYGGTSGGVVAAIQARRMGKSAVLLSFGKHVGGLTTGGLSHTDGGGADVCGGIAREFYNQIGQRNFKPSAAEDVYKKMLTEAGVEVYYLAHLDKVNRDGTQITSISMEDGLVVKAKQFIDATYEGDLFARAGVSYAVGREANSVYDETYDGIRQPGTGGHNFPTAIDPYVRPGDPSSGLLPRIVADGGVPGEGDKAIQAYCFRMRLVKGEDRLPFPKPNVYDTQQYEVLARLFESGADPRMGWSIDTNNHHLFDGAYFIDFVGGNTDWPEGDWMTREKIFQDHANYQIGVMYFLTHSPRIPDQWRDRFAAFGLPSDEYQDTSGWTHELYIREGRRMLSDYVMTQDNCQGYEVPEDSIGLASYNMDSHHCQMVAVDGAIRNEGNVEIRVSPYPIAYRAITPKASECTNLLVPVALSSSHIAFGSIRMEPVFMILGQSAATAASQAIDDNVSVQNIKYESLAKQLLADGQIIQYEGSSEGPIHPKTLKGIVVDDRDAKLEGEWEESNHIRPFIGRGYRHDQDQAKGKCTATFATKLKSGEYEVRLAYSANSNRASNLPVTIRHAAGEQRVVVNQREKPSIDEIFVSLGKFRFDQQGEVVVSNEGTDGHVIIDAVVFVSVE is encoded by the coding sequence ATGCAGAAGATTTTCCTACCCGCTTTAGTCGTCCTGACTTCTGTCATCGCTGGTCACGGCTTGGCTCAATCTTTACCGAAACCCGCTGTAGACGGCCTGCGGTACTACTATCCGCCAGAGAGGGTAGAGCCTCGCGAAATCGAAACGGACATTTGCGTCTACGGCGGAACGAGCGGAGGTGTGGTCGCCGCGATCCAAGCGCGACGGATGGGCAAATCGGCGGTGCTGCTTTCCTTTGGTAAACATGTCGGCGGTTTGACTACCGGTGGCTTGAGCCATACCGATGGCGGCGGCGCGGATGTGTGCGGCGGAATCGCGCGAGAATTCTACAACCAAATCGGTCAACGGAACTTCAAGCCATCGGCTGCAGAAGATGTCTATAAGAAGATGCTGACCGAGGCTGGGGTTGAAGTGTATTATTTGGCGCATCTCGACAAGGTCAACAGAGACGGTACGCAGATCACTTCGATCTCAATGGAAGACGGCCTGGTTGTTAAAGCAAAGCAGTTCATCGATGCAACGTACGAAGGGGACCTTTTCGCCAGGGCCGGTGTCTCGTATGCAGTTGGCCGAGAAGCCAATAGCGTCTATGACGAAACGTATGATGGCATTCGTCAGCCAGGGACCGGCGGGCACAACTTCCCGACGGCAATCGATCCGTACGTGAGGCCCGGGGATCCCTCCAGTGGGCTTCTGCCTCGAATCGTCGCCGATGGAGGTGTTCCCGGCGAAGGAGACAAGGCAATCCAGGCTTATTGTTTTCGTATGCGGTTGGTCAAAGGGGAAGACCGCCTGCCGTTTCCGAAGCCGAACGTCTACGACACGCAGCAGTACGAAGTACTCGCCCGACTGTTCGAGTCCGGAGCCGATCCACGCATGGGTTGGTCGATCGATACGAACAATCACCATCTGTTCGATGGTGCCTACTTCATTGACTTTGTCGGGGGCAACACCGATTGGCCTGAAGGGGATTGGATGACCCGAGAAAAGATCTTCCAGGACCACGCGAACTATCAGATCGGCGTCATGTATTTCCTGACACATTCGCCACGAATTCCCGACCAGTGGCGAGATCGTTTCGCGGCATTCGGCCTGCCTTCCGATGAATATCAAGACACGAGTGGTTGGACACATGAACTCTACATCCGCGAAGGTCGTCGCATGCTGAGTGACTATGTGATGACCCAGGACAATTGCCAAGGCTACGAGGTGCCTGAGGATTCCATTGGTTTGGCGTCCTATAATATGGACTCGCATCATTGCCAGATGGTTGCGGTCGATGGAGCGATCCGCAATGAAGGTAATGTCGAGATTCGCGTGTCCCCCTACCCGATTGCCTACCGCGCGATTACCCCCAAGGCGTCTGAATGCACGAACCTTTTGGTGCCAGTTGCGTTGTCTTCCAGTCACATCGCATTTGGTTCGATTCGCATGGAACCGGTCTTCATGATCCTTGGCCAAAGTGCCGCGACAGCCGCCTCGCAAGCAATCGATGACAACGTGAGTGTTCAGAATATTAAGTACGAATCGTTGGCTAAGCAGTTGTTGGCCGATGGCCAAATTATCCAGTACGAAGGATCTTCTGAAGGACCGATCCATCCGAAGACGTTGAAGGGAATCGTCGTTGATGATCGAGACGCAAAACTGGAAGGAGAGTGGGAGGAGTCAAATCATATCCGCCCATTTATCGGTCGTGGATATCGTCACGACCAAGATCAAGCCAAAGGCAAATGCACTGCAACGTTCGCCACGAAACTGAAGTCTGGGGAGTACGAAGTCCGCTTGGCTTACTCGGCTAATAGCAACCGTGCGAGTAATTTGCCGGTTACGATTCGACACGCTGCAGGGGAACAAAGAGTCGTCGTCAACCAACGCGAGAAGCCAAGTATTGATGAGATCTTTGTGTCACTGGGTAAGTTTCGCTTTGACCAGCAAGGAGAAGTTGTCGTCAGTAACGAAGGGACCGACGGGCACGTGATCATCGACGCGGTCGTGTTCGTCTCGGTCGAGTAA